A window of Paenibacillus antri genomic DNA:
CTTCGCCTTCGGCATCTACCTAGACGATTACACGAGCGGGGTGGAGGTGTACGGCAACGTCACGTACCGAACGCCCGGAGGCGGACTTTATCTGCATGCCGGCAAGGAAAACAAGGTCGAAAACAATATGTTCCTGGACACGACCAAGGAAGTCGCCAAGTTCCGGCGGTGGCGCGAGGAGAAGGAGTACGAGACGCTGCGGACGCGAGGCCTCGGGCTTCGCCATAACGAGATTCGGCGCAACATCTTCGCCTCGGGCGGGGCCCAGGCCGTGCTGTATCGATTCGATACGGCGATCGACAAGGACGGGCGGCTCGACCTGGACATGAACATATGGGAGAACAACCTCGTCTGGCTGTACGGCAAACCGGCGGCGGTGCGCGTCACGAACCGGGAGGAGGAGCGGTTCCTGTCGTTCGCGGAGTGGCTGTCGCTCGGCTACGAACGGGGCAGCGTCGAAGCGGACCCGCGGTTCGATACGGCCGGGCCGGAGCCGCATGCGTTGCTGCCGGACAGTCCGGCGTTCGCGCTCGGCTTCGAGCCGCTGCCGTTCGAATCGATGGGATTGAGGCGAGACGTACAAGAAGCGCCGGGCGTGCGGGAGCGCCCGGTGCGCACATTCGCGAATAAGGAGTGACCCGCCATGGAATATACGACATTCGGCAAGACGGGGCTGCGCGTTTCGAAAATGGGCCTCGGCGGCGCCCCCCTCGCCGGCGACTTCGGCAAGACGGACGAGAGCGAGGTGCAGCGCGTCGTTCACGAGGCGATCGACCTCGGTATCAACTTCATCGACACGGCCCCGCTGTACGGGAAGGGCGAGTCGGAGCGCCGCATCGGCCGGGCGCTCGAAGGCGGCCGGCGCGAGCGGGTCGTGCTCGCCTCGAAAGCGGCGCGCAGCGATATGCGATACGACTATAAGACGATCATACAGTCCGTGGAGGACAGCCTCGCGCGGCTGCGGACGGACCGGCTCGATCTCGTGCAGCTGCATGACGTCAACACCCAGCCGTACGAGCTCATTATCGAGGAAGCGATCCCGGCGCTGCAGAAGCTTCGCGAGGACGGCAAGGTCCGATTCCTCGGCGTGAGCACGAAGGACTTGGATTTGTTGATGCGCTTCATGCGCACGGAAGCGTTCGACGCGGTGCAGTTCTACGCGCGGTACATGCTGCTCGACCATTCCGCGAAGGATGCGCTGCTGCCGCTCGCCCGCGAGATGAATCTCGGCGTCATGAACGGCAGCGTGCTCGGCATGGGCATCTTGGCGGAGACGCCGGCGTTCTTTATCGGCGAGGAGACGCTGCGGCGGGCGGCCGAAGGGATCGCGAAGCTGGACTTCCTACGCACGAGGGACGGTCCGGGCGGGCTGATCGAGCCGGCGATGCGCTTTAGCTTTACGAATCCGGATATTCACGTAACGCTGAGCGGCGTCGCCACGCTGGACGCGCTGCGCATGAACGCCGCGCTGTGCGACGGACGCGGCCTCGAACCGGAGACGCAGGCGAAGGTGTTCGAGCTGTTCCAAGGCGACAGCGTGTTTTAATTCGAGAGGGGGTCTGGACATGGGGAATCGACTGCAGGTATGGAACGCCGTCGAGCTGACGTTCGAGGCGGAGCGCGAGACGGAACGGCCTTACGCGGAGCTGGCCATGACCGTCGCGTTCGTCTCGCCGAGCGGCCGCCGCTTGGAGACGGTCGGCTTCTGGGCGGAGGGGCGGCGATGGCTCGCGCGCTTCGCGCCCGACGAAGCCGGCGCTTGGCGATGGAGCTCGAGCTCGGCCGACGGCGGCCTCGGCGGCAAGGAAGGCGCGTTCGACGTCGATCCGTACGAGG
This region includes:
- a CDS encoding aldo/keto reductase: MEYTTFGKTGLRVSKMGLGGAPLAGDFGKTDESEVQRVVHEAIDLGINFIDTAPLYGKGESERRIGRALEGGRRERVVLASKAARSDMRYDYKTIIQSVEDSLARLRTDRLDLVQLHDVNTQPYELIIEEAIPALQKLREDGKVRFLGVSTKDLDLLMRFMRTEAFDAVQFYARYMLLDHSAKDALLPLAREMNLGVMNGSVLGMGILAETPAFFIGEETLRRAAEGIAKLDFLRTRDGPGGLIEPAMRFSFTNPDIHVTLSGVATLDALRMNAALCDGRGLEPETQAKVFELFQGDSVF